The following are from one region of the Trichocoleus sp. genome:
- a CDS encoding hybrid sensor histidine kinase/response regulator, which yields MLDPNILEQSYSYFLAEAQDLLQTLEQDLLLLKTDRTPARVHSLMRAAHTLKGAAASVGAESIRSIAHSLEDVLKALYRPEVPIDPELEALLFEGYECLRLPIAAAVAQTQYDDTEALNRANRVLDRLKTKLGHHFDPQAALPSSVELGFDITQSLFETGVNERLDQLAAVLSSNDSTTIAQAIQTQAEVFVGLAESLQLPGFGAIAQTTLTALKTHPNEAITIAQLALEDLRRGQVAVLSGDRSCGGEPSNALQQYALGASKGVAPTTRSKVSSKTRIIEIWHQVIDFLNQPVWGTQIVQPSILSTPTPKSGSQQSTLPNHISGLTDDSLIDLNQISIEPEMNGSPSSDTLQFDHSIELQLEEFANQIQDLDISSDALHIDLFHDDSQSSNVLPAIDHLSNSLKATFPITEKKAAPIQSIAVGYSESSPKDTLKDVSPLAVTVRVDLANLESLNHSVGELLINQNRQMLQAEQSQRIIQELSAQVRQHQQTLSDLRDWCDRQLITSERVQPEPLPLNTILPNQFDALELDRYGELHIRLQSALEELVPLETITTTIDQIAQQSDQVLRRQGRVLTHVRNDLLVARMIPIGTIFNRFPQLVQQLIKTYGKSVELKLKGAEVLVDKAIAEKLFDPLLHLVRNAFDHGIEPAKNRQQQGKPEIGCIEIAAYQQGNRTIIEVKDDGQGLDLEKICQRAFDLQLLSSAQVDHFSNAELLDLLFEPGFSTVCQVSDLSGRGVGLDVVRSQLRTIKGSVTARSERHQGTTFSLHLPLMLTTARLLICRVGGAVYALLSDTIETILLPEADQIEHRTDQTVLHWRKDQEEQTVPFYQFSNLFQYAIPLVAYSDLTQNPGLLPILEAKTQPVLILPWNKGYLGLAVDQILGEQELVIRPLSSTIGAPSYVCGCSTLGDGRLTLVIDSVMLAQQELTQAFTAHTRLSRDDQKDNLIPAYVVPSQATSANIASSHVLLNAKGGQFAIDAMAQHVQKHQILVVDDSVTVRQMLALTLQKAGYRVLQAQDGLEAIVQLQQHPIDLVTCDVEMPRLNGFEFLMRHKQESSQSHIPVMMLTSRSSEKHRQLALQLGASAYLTKPYADHELLKTVSDLISFVPS from the coding sequence ATGCTTGACCCCAACATTCTTGAGCAAAGTTATTCCTATTTTCTGGCTGAAGCTCAAGACCTGCTTCAGACCCTTGAGCAAGATTTGCTGCTTCTCAAAACTGATAGAACGCCTGCTAGAGTGCACAGCTTGATGCGAGCAGCTCATACGCTGAAGGGAGCCGCAGCCAGTGTTGGGGCTGAGAGCATTCGATCGATTGCTCATTCATTAGAAGATGTATTGAAAGCTCTCTACCGTCCAGAAGTTCCGATCGATCCAGAGTTAGAAGCTTTGCTGTTTGAGGGATACGAGTGTCTGCGCCTACCGATCGCTGCAGCAGTTGCTCAAACCCAATATGACGATACTGAGGCTTTAAACCGGGCAAATCGAGTACTCGATCGGCTCAAAACAAAACTCGGACATCACTTTGATCCACAAGCAGCGCTTCCCAGTTCTGTCGAATTAGGATTCGATATTACGCAATCACTGTTTGAAACCGGAGTGAATGAACGGCTGGATCAATTGGCAGCAGTTCTGAGCAGCAATGACAGTACAACGATCGCTCAGGCTATACAAACTCAGGCAGAGGTCTTTGTTGGCCTGGCAGAGTCACTCCAGCTACCAGGATTTGGGGCAATTGCTCAGACAACACTCACTGCTCTTAAGACTCATCCAAATGAAGCAATTACCATTGCTCAACTTGCTTTAGAGGATTTGCGTCGGGGACAGGTTGCTGTGTTGAGTGGCGATCGGTCTTGTGGGGGAGAGCCATCAAATGCGCTTCAGCAATATGCCTTGGGAGCATCTAAAGGTGTAGCTCCAACAACTCGTTCTAAAGTGAGTTCTAAAACTAGAATAATCGAGATTTGGCATCAAGTTATTGATTTTCTCAATCAGCCTGTTTGGGGAACTCAGATAGTTCAACCCTCAATTTTATCTACACCGACACCCAAATCTGGCTCACAACAATCTACGTTACCGAATCATATTTCTGGATTGACGGATGATTCGCTGATTGATCTTAATCAAATTTCAATTGAACCTGAGATGAATGGTTCGCCTTCTTCAGATACGTTGCAATTTGATCATTCAATTGAGTTACAACTTGAAGAGTTTGCCAACCAGATTCAGGATCTAGACATATCCAGCGATGCATTGCACATTGATCTCTTTCATGATGATTCTCAGTCTAGCAATGTATTGCCGGCGATCGATCATTTATCTAATTCTCTTAAAGCAACATTCCCTATAACAGAGAAAAAAGCGGCTCCGATTCAATCTATTGCTGTTGGCTACTCAGAATCATCTCCTAAAGATACATTGAAAGATGTTTCACCGCTTGCGGTTACAGTGCGAGTTGATTTGGCTAATCTGGAATCTCTGAATCATTCTGTTGGTGAACTTCTGATTAACCAAAATCGGCAGATGCTACAGGCTGAGCAGTCTCAAAGAATTATTCAAGAACTTTCAGCACAGGTTCGCCAACACCAGCAAACTTTAAGCGATCTGCGCGATTGGTGCGATCGTCAATTAATCACTTCTGAACGAGTTCAACCTGAGCCATTACCTCTCAACACAATATTGCCTAACCAATTCGATGCGTTAGAACTCGATCGTTATGGAGAACTGCACATTCGCTTACAGTCTGCCCTAGAAGAACTGGTGCCTCTGGAAACAATTACCACAACAATTGACCAGATTGCTCAACAGTCCGATCAAGTGCTCAGACGGCAAGGACGGGTTTTAACCCATGTTCGGAATGATCTCCTGGTTGCACGGATGATTCCGATCGGCACAATTTTCAATCGCTTTCCACAATTGGTACAGCAGTTAATCAAAACGTACGGGAAGTCTGTTGAGTTGAAGCTTAAAGGAGCAGAAGTTTTAGTTGACAAAGCCATCGCTGAGAAGCTGTTTGACCCACTTTTACATCTTGTTCGGAACGCTTTTGATCATGGAATAGAGCCAGCAAAAAATCGGCAGCAGCAAGGCAAACCGGAAATTGGCTGTATTGAAATTGCAGCTTATCAGCAAGGCAACCGCACCATCATTGAAGTGAAAGACGATGGGCAGGGTCTCGATCTGGAAAAGATCTGTCAGCGTGCTTTTGATCTTCAGCTTTTATCCTCGGCTCAGGTTGATCATTTCTCTAACGCTGAACTATTGGATTTGCTCTTTGAACCGGGCTTTTCAACCGTTTGCCAAGTAAGCGATCTTTCTGGGCGGGGAGTGGGGCTGGATGTGGTTCGATCGCAATTGCGTACGATTAAAGGTAGTGTAACGGCTCGCTCAGAGCGGCATCAAGGAACAACCTTTTCACTCCATTTGCCGTTAATGCTAACAACGGCTAGGTTATTGATTTGTCGAGTCGGTGGAGCGGTTTATGCCTTGCTATCTGACACGATCGAAACTATCTTGCTCCCCGAAGCAGACCAAATCGAACATCGTACCGATCAAACTGTTTTGCATTGGCGTAAAGACCAGGAAGAACAAACCGTTCCTTTCTATCAATTCTCCAATTTATTTCAATATGCAATTCCCCTTGTTGCATACTCTGACTTAACCCAAAACCCAGGTCTTCTGCCTATCTTGGAGGCAAAGACGCAACCTGTCCTGATTCTGCCCTGGAACAAAGGTTATCTAGGATTAGCAGTTGATCAGATTTTGGGCGAGCAAGAACTGGTCATTCGTCCACTTAGCAGCACGATCGGCGCTCCTAGTTATGTTTGCGGTTGCAGCACTCTGGGAGACGGACGATTAACGCTCGTGATTGATAGTGTTATGCTGGCGCAGCAAGAGTTAACTCAAGCGTTTACGGCTCATACTCGCTTAAGCCGGGACGATCAGAAAGACAATTTAATTCCAGCTTATGTTGTTCCATCCCAAGCAACATCAGCCAATATTGCCTCATCTCATGTTTTGTTGAATGCGAAGGGTGGGCAATTTGCGATCGATGCAATGGCTCAGCATGTACAAAAGCATCAAATTCTTGTGGTAGACGATTCTGTTACGGTTCGGCAAATGCTAGCTTTAACTTTACAGAAGGCAGGCTATCGAGTTTTGCAGGCGCAGGACGGGTTAGAGGCGATCGTTCAACTTCAACAGCACCCAATTGATCTGGTAACCTGTGATGTTGAAATGCCTCGTCTCAACGGATTTGAGTTTTTGATGCGCCACAAGCAAGAGTCATCCCAGTCTCATATTCCAGTCATGATGCTGACATCTCGCAGCAGTGAAAAGCACCGTCAGCTTGCTCTACAGCTAGGAGCCAGTGCTTATCTTACAAAGCCTTATGCTGACCATGAACTTCTAAAGACTGTTAGTGACCTGATTTCATTCGTGCCATCTTAA